The following are from one region of the Cyanobium gracile PCC 6307 genome:
- a CDS encoding metallophosphoesterase: MRILQLSDPHLLADPDGRCHGRPALALLRHGLHEALGQLRSAGQTPDLVLISGDLCDDESWGGYVRLRDLLQEIQLPVALLAGNHDHPALLRSALGRRAVIAPALIRCGNGQLLLLDSHRSGVTAGELGGTQLDWARRQLAAGSADGDLPLVVAVHHPPLPIGDAAMDAIRLRDGDALLDLLQPLAALRGLVFGHIHQHWQAGLPGRPAVPLLGCPSTLRSFGPVQPCPLGRSSDPGGRWLTLGSDRVLRQRLLRWAPVDGPSLP; the protein is encoded by the coding sequence ATGCGAATTCTTCAACTCAGCGATCCCCATCTGCTCGCCGATCCCGACGGCCGCTGCCATGGCCGGCCGGCGCTGGCCCTGCTCCGCCACGGGCTCCACGAGGCCCTTGGACAGCTCCGCAGCGCCGGGCAGACCCCCGACCTGGTGCTGATCAGCGGCGATCTCTGCGATGACGAGAGCTGGGGGGGGTACGTCCGCCTCAGGGACCTGCTGCAGGAGATCCAGCTGCCGGTGGCCCTGCTGGCGGGCAACCACGACCATCCGGCCCTGCTCCGGTCCGCCCTGGGGCGCCGCGCCGTGATCGCCCCGGCCCTGATCCGCTGCGGCAACGGACAGCTGCTGCTGCTCGACAGCCACCGCAGCGGCGTCACCGCCGGTGAACTGGGGGGGACCCAGCTGGACTGGGCGCGGCGCCAGCTGGCCGCCGGATCGGCCGACGGCGACCTCCCCCTGGTGGTGGCGGTCCACCATCCGCCGCTGCCGATCGGCGATGCCGCCATGGATGCGATCCGGCTGCGGGACGGCGATGCCCTGCTGGATCTGCTGCAGCCGCTGGCCGCCCTGCGGGGGCTGGTCTTCGGCCATATCCACCAGCATTGGCAGGCGGGGCTCCCGGGGAGGCCGGCGGTGCCCCTGCTGGGCTGTCCTTCCACCCTGCGCAGCTTCGGGCCGGTGCAGCCCTGTCCCCTGGGCCGCTCGTCCGACCCCGGCGGGCGCTGGCTGACGCTGGGGTCGGACCGCGTGCTGCGGCAGCGGTTGCTGCGCTGGGCACCGGTTGACGGTCCTAGCCTCCCCTGA
- a CDS encoding trypsin-like peptidase domain-containing protein, whose product MQRPFPLSSLIRRLQGLMGVALLLAFAALPLPAAALEEAPPALTPHSFVADAARRVGPAVVRIDTERNVARPPFDPALLDPLLRDLFGDPSGSTRERGQGSGVVIDDSRALVLTNAHVVESVDRVTVTLADGRQLDGTVVGTDPVTDLAVVHVSGKAPLSAAPLGDSEALEVGDWAIALGSPYGLERTVTLGIVSSLHRDINSLGFADKRLDLIQTDAAINPGNSGGPLINAAGEVIGINTLVRSGPGAGLGFAIPINLARKVADQLGDGGTVVHPYLGLQLVPLTARMARDNNRDPNALLQLPERDGSLVQRVLPESPAEAAGLHRGDLVVAIADQPVNTPSALLQQVERAEVGQPLPLRVVRGQRELQLSIRPAALPQAG is encoded by the coding sequence ATGCAACGCCCCTTCCCCCTGTCTTCCCTGATCCGGCGGCTGCAGGGCCTGATGGGGGTGGCCCTGCTGCTGGCGTTCGCCGCCCTTCCCCTGCCGGCGGCGGCCCTCGAGGAGGCCCCCCCGGCCCTGACCCCCCACAGCTTCGTGGCCGACGCCGCCCGGCGGGTGGGCCCGGCGGTGGTGCGGATCGACACCGAGCGCAACGTGGCCCGGCCCCCGTTCGATCCCGCCCTGCTGGATCCCCTGCTGAGGGATCTGTTCGGCGATCCCTCCGGCAGCACGCGTGAGCGCGGCCAGGGCTCGGGGGTGGTGATCGATGACAGCCGCGCCCTGGTGCTGACCAACGCCCATGTGGTGGAGAGCGTGGACCGGGTCACCGTCACCCTGGCCGATGGCCGCCAGCTGGACGGCACCGTGGTGGGCACCGACCCCGTGACCGACCTGGCGGTGGTGCACGTCAGCGGCAAAGCACCCCTGAGCGCCGCTCCCCTCGGGGATTCCGAAGCCCTGGAGGTGGGCGACTGGGCCATCGCCCTGGGCAGTCCCTACGGCCTCGAGCGCACGGTCACCCTGGGGATTGTCAGCAGCCTGCATCGGGACATCAACAGCCTGGGCTTCGCCGACAAGCGTCTCGACCTGATCCAGACGGACGCGGCCATCAACCCGGGCAACTCCGGCGGCCCCCTGATCAACGCCGCCGGTGAGGTGATCGGCATCAACACCCTGGTGCGCTCCGGGCCCGGCGCCGGGCTGGGCTTCGCCATCCCCATCAACCTGGCCAGGAAGGTGGCCGACCAGCTTGGCGACGGCGGCACGGTGGTCCACCCCTACCTGGGCCTCCAGCTGGTGCCGCTCACGGCCCGCATGGCCCGGGACAACAACCGGGATCCCAATGCCCTGCTGCAGCTCCCTGAGCGGGACGGCTCCCTGGTGCAGCGGGTGCTGCCGGAGAGTCCGGCCGAGGCAGCCGGGCTGCATCGCGGCGACCTGGTGGTGGCCATCGCCGACCAGCCGGTGAACACCCCCTCGGCGCTGCTCCAGCAGGTGGAACGGGCCGAAGTGGGCCAGCCCCTGCCGCTGAGGGTGGTGCGGGGCCAGCGGGAGCTGCAGCTCTCGATCCGGCCGGCGGCCCTGCCCCAGGCGGGGTAG
- the rpiA gene encoding ribose-5-phosphate isomerase RpiA, whose protein sequence is MSDLQDRMKEAVATAAVDQIRDGMVVGLGSGSTAALMIRALGRKLHQGELSGIVGVTTSFQGEVLAAELGIPLQALNAVQRIDLAIDGADEVDPAFQLIKGGGACHVQEKLVARRADRFVVVVDATKLVERLNLGFLLPVEVLPGAWRQVRDELTAMGSRVELRMAVRKAGPVVTDQGNLVLDVAFDGGIGDPAALEATINNIPGVLENGLFVNLADQVLVGEVVDGEAGVRDLARR, encoded by the coding sequence ATGTCCGATCTCCAGGACCGCATGAAGGAGGCCGTGGCCACGGCGGCGGTGGACCAGATCCGTGACGGCATGGTGGTGGGGCTGGGCTCGGGCTCCACGGCGGCGCTGATGATCCGGGCCCTCGGCCGCAAGCTCCATCAGGGTGAGCTCAGCGGCATCGTCGGGGTGACCACCTCCTTCCAGGGGGAGGTGCTGGCCGCCGAGCTGGGCATTCCCCTCCAGGCGCTGAACGCCGTGCAGCGCATCGACCTGGCCATCGATGGCGCCGATGAGGTGGATCCCGCCTTCCAGCTGATCAAGGGGGGCGGGGCCTGCCACGTGCAGGAGAAGCTGGTGGCCCGCCGGGCCGACCGCTTCGTGGTGGTGGTGGATGCCACCAAGCTGGTGGAACGCCTCAACCTGGGCTTCCTGCTGCCGGTGGAGGTGCTGCCAGGGGCCTGGCGCCAGGTTCGCGATGAACTCACGGCCATGGGCAGCCGCGTCGAGTTGCGCATGGCCGTGCGCAAGGCCGGTCCGGTCGTCACCGACCAGGGCAACCTGGTGCTGGACGTGGCCTTCGACGGGGGCATCGGCGACCCCGCCGCCCTGGAGGCGACGATCAACAACATTCCCGGTGTGCTCGAGAACGGTCTGTTCGTGAACCTCGCCGATCAGGTGCTGGTGGGTGAGGTCGTGGACGGTGAGGCCGGGGTGCGCGACCTCGCGAGGCGCTGA
- a CDS encoding putative bifunctional diguanylate cyclase/phosphodiesterase: MTHGDLSKLLLQLLAETAEAFIVEPTSELDATIDRSLASIGGLFDVDRAYVFSLTRHPGFASNTHEWCAPGVEPQIHQLQHVSEVSIGWLMGEMRSGRAINLESLLDLPAGADAERAHLSSQGIQSLLVLPLVRRGQLEGFAGFDHIRGCRRWSDQEVAVLSIVVSGFAQGFERRLIDQQLRQLAYEDPLTRLPNRSLLSQRLGEELERARRNGTHLAVGYLDLDNFKPINDSHGHAVGDELLVAVAERLCRCLRPGDTVGRLGGDEFVVILPGLSSLAELDSLGERLLSAVAQPTLLGETLCVALSTSIGFRLVPPDDADPDTLLRQADQAMYAAKRAGPGRMHHFDVELERRQSLQRSRLERVRQAIEEQQLRLFVQPVIDLATGQLRFAEALVRWQHPQQGLLLPEAWLGWIEDQPEISLLGDWVLEQALRHCAAWMRAGLGAAVSVNMSAWELRDPGFAERIRAALALHPDLPASALRLEVLETAALEDLEQVAQNIARCRELGVSFALDDFGTGYSSLTYLRRLPISTIKIDRSFVARMLVDPADRAIVKAVVDLAHAFGRTCVAEGVETPEHLQALRAMGCELAQGFAIARPMPAEDLPGWHLPPSAGG; encoded by the coding sequence GTGACCCACGGCGACCTCAGCAAGTTGCTGCTCCAGCTCCTGGCGGAGACGGCTGAGGCGTTCATCGTCGAGCCCACCAGTGAACTCGACGCCACCATTGATCGCAGCCTGGCGTCCATTGGCGGCCTGTTCGATGTGGATCGGGCCTATGTGTTCTCCCTGACGCGCCATCCGGGTTTCGCCAGCAACACCCACGAGTGGTGCGCGCCGGGGGTGGAACCGCAGATCCACCAGCTCCAGCACGTGTCGGAGGTGTCCATCGGCTGGTTGATGGGGGAAATGCGATCCGGGCGGGCGATCAATCTCGAGTCGCTGCTTGATCTCCCCGCCGGGGCCGATGCCGAGCGAGCCCATCTCAGCTCCCAGGGCATTCAGTCCCTGCTGGTCCTCCCCCTGGTGCGGCGGGGCCAGCTGGAGGGGTTCGCGGGCTTCGACCACATCCGCGGCTGCCGCCGCTGGAGCGACCAGGAGGTGGCCGTGCTCTCGATCGTGGTCAGCGGCTTCGCCCAGGGATTCGAACGTCGGCTGATTGACCAGCAACTGCGCCAGCTGGCCTACGAGGATCCGCTCACCCGCCTGCCCAATCGCTCCCTGCTCAGCCAGCGTCTGGGCGAGGAGCTGGAGCGGGCCAGGCGCAACGGCACCCACCTGGCGGTGGGCTACCTCGACCTCGACAACTTCAAGCCCATCAATGACAGCCACGGCCATGCCGTAGGCGACGAGCTGCTGGTGGCCGTGGCCGAGCGCCTCTGCCGGTGCCTGCGACCGGGCGACACGGTGGGCCGGCTGGGTGGGGACGAATTCGTGGTGATCCTTCCTGGCCTCAGCAGCCTGGCCGAGCTGGACTCGCTGGGGGAACGGCTGCTCAGCGCCGTCGCCCAGCCCACCCTCCTTGGCGAGACGCTCTGCGTGGCCTTGAGCACCAGCATCGGCTTCCGGCTGGTGCCCCCCGACGATGCCGATCCGGATACCCTGCTGCGCCAGGCCGACCAGGCCATGTACGCCGCCAAGCGAGCCGGCCCGGGGCGTATGCACCACTTCGACGTGGAGCTGGAACGACGCCAGTCGCTGCAGCGCTCCCGCCTGGAGAGGGTGCGACAGGCCATCGAAGAGCAGCAGCTGCGCCTGTTCGTGCAGCCGGTGATCGACCTGGCCACCGGGCAGCTGCGCTTTGCCGAAGCCCTGGTGCGCTGGCAGCACCCCCAGCAGGGGCTGCTGTTGCCGGAGGCCTGGCTGGGCTGGATCGAGGATCAACCGGAGATCAGCCTCCTCGGCGACTGGGTGCTGGAGCAGGCCCTGCGCCACTGTGCGGCCTGGATGCGGGCAGGGCTGGGTGCGGCGGTGAGCGTGAACATGTCGGCCTGGGAGCTGCGTGATCCAGGTTTCGCGGAGCGGATCCGCGCGGCCCTGGCCCTCCATCCCGATCTGCCTGCCTCGGCGTTGAGGCTGGAGGTGCTGGAAACAGCCGCCCTGGAGGATCTGGAGCAGGTGGCCCAGAACATCGCGCGCTGCCGCGAGCTGGGCGTGAGCTTTGCCCTCGACGACTTCGGTACCGGCTACTCCTCGCTCACCTACCTGCGGAGGCTGCCGATCTCCACGATCAAGATCGACCGCTCGTTCGTGGCCAGGATGTTGGTGGATCCCGCCGATCGGGCCATCGTCAAGGCCGTCGTGGATCTGGCCCACGCCTTCGGCCGCACCTGCGTGGCCGAAGGCGTGGAGACACCTGAGCACCTGCAGGCCTTGCGGGCGATGGGCTGTGAACTCGCCCAGGGATTCGCCATCGCCCGGCCGATGCCGGCGGAGGACCTGCCCGGCTGGCACCTCCCGCCCTCAGCAGGCGGATGA
- the hisD gene encoding histidinol dehydrogenase gives MVASTPTGSSPAAAPAATCDTGGDRPALRITCLRDGQRAGERLEAIAARTESGRLREEEARVAAILVEVRQRGDAALLDFSERFDGLRPDPLRVPPERLAQAWHDCPDPLRRALDLAHDRILDFHRRQMPADLAVTGPHGERLGRRWRPVQRAGIYVPGGRASYPSTVLMNAIPAQVAGVERLVMVTPPGPGGEPNATVLAAAHRAGVEEVYRVGGAQAIAALAYGTETVPAVDVISGPGNLYVTLAKKAVYGKVGIDSLAGPSEVLVIADHSARPAQVAADLMAQAEHDPLAAAILITTSEELAAAVPAAIEAQLERHPRAAITLQALNDWGLIVVCDDLAEAAALSDRFAPEHLELLVDDPESLADRITHAGAIFLGPWSPEAVGDYLAGPNHTLPTSGTARFAGALSVETFLRHTSLIHFNRTALEATGPAVVTLAESEGLHSHAESVRQRLGTQHS, from the coding sequence GTGGTCGCTTCCACCCCAACCGGCAGCAGCCCTGCCGCCGCCCCTGCCGCCACCTGTGACACAGGCGGGGACCGGCCGGCGCTGCGGATCACCTGCCTGCGGGACGGCCAGCGGGCCGGCGAACGGCTCGAAGCGATCGCCGCCCGCACCGAGAGCGGCCGCCTGCGCGAGGAGGAAGCGCGGGTCGCGGCGATCCTGGTCGAGGTGAGGCAGCGCGGCGACGCCGCCCTGCTCGACTTCAGCGAGCGCTTCGACGGCCTGCGGCCCGATCCCCTGCGGGTGCCCCCCGAGCGGCTGGCCCAGGCCTGGCACGACTGCCCCGATCCCCTGCGCCGGGCCCTCGACCTGGCCCACGACCGGATCCTGGACTTCCACCGCCGCCAGATGCCGGCGGATCTGGCCGTCACCGGCCCCCACGGCGAGCGGCTGGGGCGCCGCTGGCGCCCGGTGCAGCGGGCGGGGATCTACGTCCCCGGTGGCCGGGCCTCTTACCCCAGCACGGTGCTGATGAATGCCATTCCCGCCCAGGTGGCCGGCGTGGAGCGGCTGGTGATGGTCACCCCGCCCGGCCCGGGCGGCGAACCGAACGCCACCGTGCTGGCCGCCGCCCACCGGGCCGGGGTGGAGGAGGTCTACCGGGTGGGCGGCGCCCAGGCGATCGCGGCCCTGGCCTACGGCACCGAAACGGTCCCCGCCGTCGATGTGATCAGCGGCCCCGGCAATCTCTACGTGACCCTGGCCAAGAAGGCCGTGTACGGCAAGGTCGGCATTGACTCCCTGGCCGGCCCCAGCGAGGTGCTGGTGATCGCCGACCACAGCGCGAGGCCCGCCCAGGTGGCCGCCGACCTGATGGCCCAGGCGGAGCACGATCCCCTGGCGGCGGCGATCCTGATCACCACCAGCGAGGAGCTGGCCGCCGCCGTGCCGGCCGCCATCGAAGCCCAACTGGAGCGCCACCCGCGGGCCGCCATCACCCTGCAGGCCCTCAACGACTGGGGGTTGATCGTGGTCTGCGACGATCTGGCCGAAGCGGCGGCCCTCAGCGACCGGTTCGCCCCGGAGCACCTCGAGCTGCTGGTGGACGATCCCGAATCCCTGGCGGACCGGATCACCCACGCCGGCGCCATCTTCCTCGGCCCCTGGTCGCCCGAGGCGGTGGGCGACTACCTGGCCGGCCCCAACCACACCCTGCCCACCTCCGGCACCGCCCGCTTCGCCGGCGCCCTGAGCGTCGAGACCTTCCTGCGCCACACCAGCCTGATCCACTTCAACCGGACCGCCCTGGAGGCCACCGGGCCGGCCGTGGTCACCCTGGCCGAGAGCGAGGGACTGCACAGCCACGCGGAATCGGTGCGCCAGCGGCTCGGGACCCAGCACAGCTGA
- the rpsT gene encoding 30S ribosomal protein S20, with product MANNKSSKKRIEIAERNRLRNRTYKSALRTLMKRCLTACSAYGQQPGEEARAAVQASMNAAFSKIDKAVKVGVVHRNTGANQKSRLSGAVKQVLEPTAAGSTGA from the coding sequence GTGGCCAATAACAAGTCTTCGAAGAAGCGCATCGAGATCGCCGAACGCAATCGCCTGCGCAACCGCACCTACAAGTCCGCCCTGCGCACCCTGATGAAGCGCTGCCTCACCGCCTGCAGCGCCTACGGCCAGCAGCCCGGCGAGGAGGCCAGGGCAGCCGTCCAGGCGAGCATGAACGCCGCCTTCAGCAAGATCGACAAGGCCGTCAAGGTGGGCGTGGTGCACCGCAACACCGGCGCCAACCAGAAGTCCCGCCTCAGCGGGGCGGTGAAGCAGGTGCTCGAGCCCACCGCCGCCGGCAGCACCGGCGCCTGA
- a CDS encoding TatD family hydrolase, which translates to MAVSPQVAPPLVDSHCHIVFRNFEADLDAVADRWREAGVKALVHACVEPAEIPAIRALADRFPELRYAVGVHPLDTQHWHGDTAATLETAARADKRVVAIGELGLDLFKATNLDEQLAALGPQLDLAVTLDLPVIIHCRDAAEPMLTELRRREREGRCPRGVMHCWGGTPEEMVGFLELGLFISFSGTVTFSRAEPIHACARLVPADRYLVETDCPFLAPVPRRGKRNEPAYVASVAARVAELRGETLEEVATTTTANATRLFRLPLQVV; encoded by the coding sequence ATGGCCGTGAGCCCCCAAGTCGCCCCACCCCTGGTCGACAGCCACTGCCACATCGTGTTCCGCAATTTCGAGGCGGATCTCGATGCCGTGGCCGACCGCTGGCGTGAGGCCGGGGTGAAGGCCTTGGTCCATGCCTGCGTGGAACCGGCGGAGATTCCGGCGATCCGGGCCCTGGCGGATCGCTTCCCCGAACTGCGCTATGCCGTCGGGGTCCATCCCCTCGACACCCAGCACTGGCACGGCGACACCGCCGCCACGCTTGAGACGGCGGCCCGCGCCGACAAGCGGGTGGTGGCGATCGGGGAACTGGGCCTCGACCTGTTCAAGGCGACCAACCTCGACGAGCAGCTGGCGGCCCTAGGGCCCCAGCTGGATCTGGCGGTGACCCTGGATCTGCCGGTGATCATCCACTGCCGGGACGCAGCCGAACCGATGCTCACCGAGCTGCGCCGGCGCGAGCGTGAGGGCCGTTGCCCCCGTGGCGTCATGCACTGCTGGGGGGGCACCCCCGAGGAGATGGTCGGCTTCCTCGAGCTCGGCCTGTTCATCAGCTTCAGCGGCACGGTCACCTTCTCCCGGGCCGAGCCCATCCATGCCTGCGCCCGGCTGGTGCCGGCCGACCGCTATCTCGTCGAGACCGACTGCCCCTTCCTGGCGCCGGTGCCTCGACGCGGCAAGCGCAATGAGCCGGCCTACGTGGCGTCGGTCGCGGCCCGGGTGGCCGAACTGCGGGGCGAGACGCTCGAGGAGGTGGCGACGACCACCACCGCTAATGCGACGCGTCTTTTCAGGCTGCCCCTCCAGGTTGTATGA
- the rpoB gene encoding DNA-directed RNA polymerase subunit beta — MSSAIQVAKTVTYLPDLVEVQRASFKWFLEKGLIEELDSFSPITDYTGKLELHFIGDQYRLKRPRHDVEEAKRRDATFASQMYVTCRLVNKETGEIKEQEVFIGELPLMTERGTFIINGAERVIVNQIVRSPGVYFKDEQDKNGRKTFNASLIPNRGAWLKFETDKNDLLHVRVDKTRKINAHVLMRAIGLSDNDVLDKLRHPEYYQKSIEASNEEGISSEDQALLELYKKLRPGEPPSVSGGQQLLHSRFFDPKRYDLGRVGRYKINKKLRLTIPDAVRTLTAEDVLSTIDYLINLELDVGGACLDDIDHLGNRRVRSVGELLQNQVRVGLNRLERIIKERMTVGETESLTPAQLVNPKPLVAAVKEFFGSSQLSQFMDQTNPLAELTHKRRISALGPGGLTRERAGFAVRDIHPSHYGRICPIETPEGPNAGLIGSLATHARVNEYGFIETPFWRVENGIVLKQGDPLYLSADLEDECRVAPGDVPTDATGRITVDLVPVRYRQDFEKVPPEQVDYVQLSPVQVISVATSLIPFLEHDDANRALMGSNMQRQAVPLLRPERPLVGTGLETQVARDSGMVPITKVNGTVSFVDATAIVIRDEQGRDHTHFLQKYQRSNQDTCLNQRPIVRQGDPVIAGQVLANGSACEGGEIALGQNVLIAYMPWEGYNYEDAILVSDRLVQDDLYTSVHIEKYEIEARQTKLGPEEITREIPNVAEESLGHLDEMGIIRIGAYVESGDILVGKVTPKGESDQPPEEKLLRAIFGEKARDVRDNSLRVPSTERGRVVDVRIYTREQGDELPPGANMVVRVYVAQRRKIQVGDKMAGRHGNKGIISRILPREDMPYLPDGTPIDIVLNPLGVPSRMNVGQVFECLMGWASSHLDCRVKVVPFDEMYGPEKSKQTVQAYLEEAAKLPGKDWVYNPANPGKIQLIDGRSGEPFDQPVTVGYAHILKLVHLVDDKIHARSTGPYSLVTQQPLGGKAQQGGQRLGEMEVWALEAYGAAYTLQELLTVKSDDMQGRNEALNAIVKGKPIPRPGTPESFKVLMRELQSLGLDIAVYTDAGEEVDLMQDVNPRRSTPSRPTYESLGVADYDDD, encoded by the coding sequence ATGAGCAGCGCGATCCAGGTCGCCAAGACCGTCACTTACCTTCCCGATCTCGTGGAGGTACAGCGGGCGAGCTTCAAATGGTTCCTGGAGAAGGGCCTGATCGAGGAGCTGGACAGCTTCTCCCCGATCACCGACTACACCGGCAAGCTGGAGCTGCACTTCATCGGCGACCAGTATCGCCTGAAACGCCCCCGCCACGACGTGGAAGAGGCCAAGCGTCGCGATGCGACCTTCGCCTCCCAGATGTACGTCACCTGCCGCCTGGTCAACAAGGAGACCGGCGAGATCAAGGAGCAGGAGGTCTTCATCGGGGAACTCCCCCTGATGACCGAGCGCGGCACCTTCATCATCAACGGCGCCGAGCGGGTGATCGTCAACCAGATCGTCCGCAGCCCCGGCGTCTACTTCAAGGACGAGCAGGACAAGAACGGCCGCAAGACCTTCAACGCCAGCCTGATCCCCAACCGGGGCGCCTGGCTCAAGTTCGAGACCGACAAGAACGACCTGCTGCACGTGCGGGTCGACAAGACCCGCAAGATCAACGCCCACGTGCTGATGCGGGCCATCGGCCTGTCCGACAACGACGTGCTCGACAAGCTGCGGCACCCGGAGTACTACCAGAAGTCGATCGAGGCCTCCAACGAGGAGGGCATCTCCTCGGAAGACCAGGCCCTGCTGGAGCTCTACAAGAAGCTGCGCCCCGGTGAGCCCCCCTCGGTGAGCGGCGGCCAGCAGCTGCTGCACAGCCGCTTCTTCGATCCCAAGCGCTACGACCTCGGCCGGGTGGGCCGCTACAAGATCAACAAGAAGCTGCGTCTCACCATCCCCGATGCGGTGCGCACCCTCACCGCCGAGGACGTGCTCTCCACGATCGACTACCTGATCAACCTGGAGCTCGATGTGGGCGGCGCCTGCCTCGACGACATCGATCACCTGGGCAACCGCCGGGTGCGCTCGGTGGGTGAGCTGCTGCAGAACCAGGTGCGCGTGGGCCTCAACCGCCTGGAGCGGATCATCAAGGAACGGATGACCGTCGGCGAGACCGAATCGCTCACCCCCGCCCAGCTGGTCAACCCCAAGCCCCTGGTGGCGGCGGTCAAGGAGTTCTTCGGCTCCAGCCAGCTGAGCCAGTTCATGGACCAGACCAACCCCCTGGCCGAGCTGACCCACAAGCGCCGCATCAGCGCCCTCGGCCCCGGTGGTCTCACCCGGGAGCGAGCCGGCTTCGCCGTGCGCGACATCCACCCCTCCCACTACGGCCGCATCTGCCCGATCGAGACTCCTGAAGGCCCCAACGCCGGCCTGATCGGTTCACTCGCCACCCACGCCCGGGTGAACGAATACGGCTTCATCGAAACCCCCTTCTGGCGGGTGGAGAACGGCATCGTCCTCAAGCAGGGCGATCCCCTCTACCTCTCCGCCGACCTCGAAGACGAGTGCCGGGTGGCTCCCGGTGACGTGCCCACCGACGCCACTGGACGCATCACCGTCGATCTGGTGCCGGTCCGCTACCGCCAGGACTTCGAGAAGGTGCCCCCCGAGCAGGTGGACTACGTCCAGCTGTCACCGGTGCAGGTGATCTCGGTGGCCACCTCCCTGATCCCCTTCCTCGAGCACGACGACGCCAACCGGGCCCTGATGGGCTCGAACATGCAGCGCCAGGCCGTGCCTTTGCTGCGCCCCGAACGGCCCCTGGTGGGCACTGGCCTGGAAACCCAGGTGGCACGCGACTCCGGCATGGTGCCCATCACCAAGGTGAACGGCACCGTCTCCTTCGTCGATGCCACCGCCATCGTCATCCGTGACGAGCAGGGCCGCGACCACACCCACTTCCTGCAGAAGTACCAGCGCTCCAACCAGGACACCTGCCTCAACCAGCGGCCGATCGTCCGCCAGGGCGATCCGGTGATCGCCGGCCAGGTGCTGGCCAACGGCTCCGCCTGCGAGGGCGGTGAGATTGCCCTGGGCCAGAACGTCCTGATCGCCTACATGCCCTGGGAGGGCTACAACTACGAGGACGCCATCCTGGTGAGCGACCGGCTCGTCCAGGACGACCTCTACACCTCGGTGCACATCGAGAAGTACGAGATCGAAGCCCGCCAGACCAAGCTCGGTCCCGAGGAGATCACCCGGGAGATCCCCAACGTGGCCGAGGAGAGCCTGGGCCACCTCGATGAGATGGGCATCATCCGCATCGGTGCCTACGTCGAATCCGGCGACATCCTGGTGGGCAAGGTGACCCCCAAGGGCGAGTCGGATCAGCCGCCGGAAGAGAAGCTGCTGCGCGCCATCTTCGGCGAGAAGGCCCGCGACGTGCGCGACAACTCCCTGCGGGTGCCCAGCACCGAACGGGGCCGGGTGGTCGACGTGCGCATCTACACCCGCGAGCAGGGCGACGAACTGCCGCCGGGCGCGAACATGGTCGTGAGGGTCTACGTGGCCCAGCGCCGCAAGATCCAGGTGGGCGACAAGATGGCCGGCCGCCACGGCAACAAGGGCATCATCAGTCGCATTCTTCCCCGGGAGGACATGCCTTACCTGCCCGACGGAACCCCCATCGACATCGTGCTCAACCCCCTGGGGGTGCCGAGCCGCATGAACGTGGGCCAGGTGTTCGAGTGCCTGATGGGCTGGGCCTCCTCCCACCTCGACTGCCGCGTCAAGGTGGTGCCGTTCGATGAGATGTACGGCCCCGAGAAGTCGAAGCAGACGGTGCAGGCCTACCTCGAGGAAGCCGCCAAGCTGCCCGGCAAGGACTGGGTCTACAACCCCGCCAACCCCGGCAAGATCCAACTCATTGATGGGCGAAGCGGCGAACCCTTCGACCAGCCGGTGACCGTGGGCTACGCCCACATCCTCAAGCTGGTGCACCTGGTGGACGACAAGATCCACGCCCGCTCCACCGGCCCCTACTCGCTCGTCACCCAGCAGCCCCTGGGCGGCAAGGCCCAGCAGGGCGGCCAGCGGCTCGGGGAGATGGAGGTCTGGGCCTTGGAGGCCTACGGCGCCGCCTACACCCTGCAGGAGCTGCTCACCGTCAAGTCCGACGACATGCAGGGCCGCAACGAGGCCCTCAACGCCATCGTCAAGGGCAAGCCCATCCCCCGGCCGGGCACGCCGGAGTCGTTCAAGGTGCTGATGCGGGAGCTGCAGTCCCTCGGCCTCGACATCGCCGTCTACACCGACGCCGGCGAGGAGGTCGACCTGATGCAGGACGTCAACCCGCGTCGCAGCACCCCCAGCCGTCCCACCTACGAATCCCTCGGTGTCGCGGATTACGACGATGACTGA